In the genome of Quercus robur chromosome 3, dhQueRobu3.1, whole genome shotgun sequence, one region contains:
- the LOC126717054 gene encoding putative UDP-glucuronate:xylan alpha-glucuronosyltransferase 4, with protein MHRQSSLSHLHHHHTKTWGAQSMASKTSSSKPKPFIFFILFLSFSLFFVELSFRPKPNLVNTRALQHHRAKISSGFNLIAKELKGKKVKVGLVNVGDRIEATYRLLGLTKSNTETVKVGFDHVSKNLTWNDFFPEWIDEDEKWAPPKCPEIPLPRVEDYEDLDLVIAKVPCDRAKENKGIRDVFRLQVNLVVANLVVSNGWISLDVKRTVYVVFIGSCEPMVEIFRCDDLVMHQEDHWVYKPNMRRLKQKVIMPFGSCQLAPNYAQTGDETWRNHRSQFQREAYVTVLHSSEAYVCGAIALAQSIIQSKSNKDLVLLADYSISSKSIRGLTTAGWKIKRIKRIRSPFAEKGSYNEWNYSKLRIWQLIEYDKVMFIDADLLVLKNIDKFFILPQVSAAPNDMVIFNSGVMVIEPSLCMFKELMSKSFKLESYNGGDQGFLNEAFTWWHRLPKKLNQLKSFDGSSNEKHDIPEDSYTMHYLGLKPWMCYKDYDCNWDMSSHHPFASDSAHKRWWQVFDAMPKNLQQYCGLTKKMDARIRKWRGIARRASSDGHWRIKVKDPRQHHFLD; from the exons ATGCACCGTCAAAGCTCTCTCTCCCACTtacaccaccaccacaccaagACGTGGGGAGCTCAATCAATGGCTTCAAAAACCTCTTCTTCTAAACCAAAAcccttcattttctttatcctcttcctctccttctccctctttttcgTTGAGTTATCCTTTAGACCAAAGCCAAACCTTGTTAACACTCGTGCACTTCAACATCATCGGGCCAAGATATCAAGTGGGTTCAATCTTATTGCAAAAGAATTAAAGGGTAAGAAAGTTAAAGTTGGTTTGGTTAATGTAGGTGATAGAATAGAAGCTACATATAGATTACTTGGATTAACAAAGTCAAACACTGAAACTGTCAAGGTAGGGTTTGATCATGTGTCCAAGAATTTGACATGGAATGACTTCTTCCCTGAATGGATTGATGAAGATGAGAAATGGGCTCCACCCAAGTGCCCGGAGATACCGTTGCCGAGGGTGGAGGATTATGAGGACCTTGATTTAGTAATAGCTAAGGTTCCATGTGATAGGGCTAAGGAGAATAAAGGGATTAGGGATGTGTTTAGGTTACAAGTCAATTTAGTGGTGGCTAATTTGGTGGTAAGCAATGGATGGATTAGTCTTGATGTTAAGCGGACGGTGTACGTTGTGTTCATCGGGTCTTGTGAGCCAATGGTGGAGATTTTCAGATGTGATGATCTTGTGATGCATCAAGAGGATCATTGGGTGTATAAGCCTAATATGAGGAGACTGAAGCAGAAAGTAATCATGCCTTTTGGGTCATGCCAACTTGCTCCTAATTATGCACAAACCG GTGATGAGACGTGGAGAAATCATAGGTCACAGTTTCAAAGGGAGGCCTATGTAACAGTCCTCCATTCTTCAGAAGCTTATGTTTGTGGCGCAATAGCCTTAGCTCAAAGCATCATTCAGAGCAAATCCAACAAAGACCTAGTCCTCCTTGCTGATTACTCCATTAGTTCCAAGTCCATCCGAGGCCTAACAACCGCCGGATGGAAGATCAAACGCATCAAACGCATCCGAAGTCCATTTGCCGAAAAGGGTTCCTACAATGAGTGGAACTACAGCAAGCTACGCATATGGCAGCTCATAGAGTATGACAAAGTTATGTTTATAGATGCTGATCTTTTAGTCCTAAAGAACATAGATAAATTCTTCATTCTTCCACAAGTATCTGCTGCACCAAATGATATGGTGATTTTTAATTCTGGGGTCATGGTAATTGAACCATCATTGTGCATGTTCAAGGAGTTAATGTCTAAGAGTTTCAAGCTGGAGTCATATAATGGTGGTGATCAAGGATTTCTTAATGAAGCTTTTACATGGTGGCACCGGTTGCCTAAAAAGCTCAATCAGCTCAAAAGTTTCGATGGGTCGAGCAATGAGAAGCATGACATACCGGAGGATAGTTATACAATGCATTATTTGGGGTTGAAGCCATGGATGTGCTACAAGGACTATGATTGTAATTGGGACATGTCGAGTCACCATCCATTTGCTAGTGACTCAGCCCACAAGAGGTGGTGGCAAGTGTTTGATGCCATGCCAAAGAATTTGCAACAATATTGTGGACTCACTAAGAAAATGGATGCAAGGATAAGGAAGTGGAGAGGGATAGCTAGGAGAGCTAGTTCTGATGGGCATTGGAGAATTAAGGTTAAGGACCCGAGACAACACCATTTTTTGGACTAG